The genomic segment GAAAAAGCTGCCGTACAAGGGTCAATTATTTCTGCTGTGTTGAACTTTATCTATGCTTTCATTCCAACGCTTCTCGGTATTATTACGTTGGCTCTTATCAATATGAAAAAGATAGACGGCGATGTCATACTGAGCCAAGGCCCTAGATACGCACTGCCTCACTTGGCGATGGCAACAATGCCCGCGCTGATTGTCGGACTTCTCTTTTCCGGTATTATTTCTGCAACAATGTCGAGCGCAGACTCTGACTTGCTGGGTGCAGGATCAATATTCGGCAACGATATTTATAAAATTTATATCAAGCCGAATGCAACAAGCAAAGAAGTTATGAGGGTTACCCAAATCACCATGCTCATAGTCGGTGTATTCGGTATGTTCATTGCGCTGTTCAACACCGGCAGTATCATTAAACTGTTGATGTTCTCGTTTACGTTGCGGGCAGCAGGGGCATTTTTCCCGTATATCATGGGGCTCTATTGGAAACAAGCTTCAAACATCGGCGCCATTGCCTCACTCATTGCAGGAAGTATTGCCGTTATCATCCTTGAACAAACAAAGATTTCGCTTTTCGGCCTTGATCCTATCATTCCCGGATTGGCACTCAGCTTTATCTGCTTTATTATCTGCAGCAAGATATTCAAACCTAAGACTGAAAGTCTTGATTTAGCGGAAGAAAAAGACTAAGTTGAGTCTTTCTTACTTGCGCCCTACCAGTATCATGGTACGGGCGCGCTCATTATAGGGGGAGCGGTCAAAATCGCCGTATATTTCGACGGAATGAAAGCCCGATAACAGCATCAGCTGCCGTAATTCGGTTGCGGCATAGAGGCGCTGCACGAAGGTATGGTCGGCTTTAAGGCCGTCTTTTGAGTAAAGCTGCCAATGCGAGCGCAAACCCTCCCACGCGCCTTCTACCGTAAAATCGGTAAGGACGGTATAGCCTGCCCGCTCGAACCATTCCCCGGCGGTAAAATCGCGTACGGCGACTTCCCGTCCCAGCATTTCGAGGATAAAACAGCCGTCTTTTTTTAGCGACTGTGCAATATTACGGATAATAAGCGCATCTTCTTCTATTGTCTTGCAGTAGCCGAAGCTTGTATACATATTGACCGCAATATCGAAGGATGCCGGGCGTATAAATTCCCGTAAATCCGCTTGTACCCACTCGATTGTTACATTTTCCGCCGAGGCTGCTTCCGCCGCCGCATCTAAGAACGGTTTGATAAGATCGACGCCGGTAACCTGCGCCCCAAGAATAGCAAGTTCAACGGCGATACGGCCTAAACCGCATCCCGCATCAAAAATTTTTAATTCCTGCGGCGGACGGTCGGCTC from the Treponema vincentii F0403 genome contains:
- a CDS encoding class I SAM-dependent methyltransferase — encoded protein: MNDWFENEAFWVQYAPIMFDTSRWKEAPAVAEGIFKLAGADRPPQELKIFDAGCGLGRIAVELAILGAQVTGVDLIKPFLDAAAEAASAENVTIEWVQADLREFIRPASFDIAVNMYTSFGYCKTIEEDALIIRNIAQSLKKDGCFILEMLGREVAVRDFTAGEWFERAGYTVLTDFTVEGAWEGLRSHWQLYSKDGLKADHTFVQRLYAATELRQLMLLSGFHSVEIYGDFDRSPYNERARTMILVGRK